The DNA sequence GTTTAGAAAAAGCTAAAAAACAGTCCGAGAAAGAGATTTCGGAAAAACTGAAAAAGTCTATTGAAGAAGAAAACAGAGAAAGCATTGATTTGCTGCAGAAAGAGCTTGCTGAAAAATCAGAAAAAGTGAAGACTCTTAATAAACTGGAAGCTCAAGTTTCAGCACTCGAAAGAGAAAAATCTGAAATGAGAGATGCCATTAAAGCAGAAACTGAAAAAGAACTGAACGCCAAAATTCTTGAAGAAAAAGAAAGGATAAGAAAGCAACTGGAAGACGATAACGAACTGAAACTGGCGACACTCAGAAAACAGTTGGAAGACCAAAAGAAACTCACCGAAGAAATGAAACGCAAACAGGAACAGGGCTCTATGCAACTGCAGGGAGAAGTGCTGGAATTGGCTTTGGAAGATTTTCTTCAGGAAAACTTCAGATGGGACAAGATTGATGAAGTGCAGAAAGGAACTTTAGGAGCAGATGTATTGCAGACGGTAAATAACGATATGCTTCAAAATTGTGGTAAGATCATTTACGAAACCAAGCGAACCAAGAATTTTGATCAGAAATGGCTTGATAAATTAAAACAGGATCAGCTGAATGCTAAAGCCGAAATCGCAGTTTTGGTTACGGAAACATTACCCAAAAACATTGAAAAATTTGATGTAGTTAATGGAATTTGGGTTTGTTCTTATCAGGAAGTAAAATCTTTGGTCGTGGTTCTTCGTCAAATTTTAATAGAAACTCAAAAAATAAAAATAGCCAACGAAAACCGTGGCGATAAAATGGAAATTCTGTACAGCTATTTCACAAGTGGCGAGTTTTCTCAAAAAACAAAACGAATTTTAGAAATTTACGATGGTATGCTTACACAGCTTGATGCCGAGAAAAAAGTAACCCAAAAACTTTGGGCAAAACGTGAAAAAGACATCAGTATCATGAAAGAAAACCTCTCCATCGTTTCTGGAGATATTGCAGGAATTACGGGCAAAGAAGTTAATCTTTTAGAAGAGTATGATTCTATAATCTTAGAGTAACAGGAAAAATAATTTCATGAAAATTAAATCTTCAAGATTTAAAAAAAATGATAACAACAGCTTTCCATCAGAACATTGTTGGAAGGCTGTTTCTTAATGCTTACTTTTACCCTTTTATAATTATAATCAATGATCACAGGCGAATTAAAATCCCAAATCGACAAAATATGGAACGACTTCTGGACAGGAGGGATTTCTAATCCTCTCACTGTCATAGAACAGTTTACCTATCTTATTTTCCTTAAACAGTTAGATAACAAACAGATTCTCATCGAAAAAGAGAAAAACCAATTAGGTTCTTCACTTAAAGAAGACATTTATACTGAAAATCAAAAAGAACTTCGCTGGAGCCATTTCAAAGATAAAGATCCGGAAACGATGTTTCTGCTTTTCACGCGCCCGCAAGTGCATATCGATAATCTTACAGCTTTCGATTTTATGAAAACCATTGGTGCAGACGGTGGTAAGTTTTCAGAATATATGAAAGGGGCTACTTTTATGGTTCCTACACCAAAGGTTTTGGATAAAGTAGTACAGCAGATCGATAAACTGCCTTTGGATAAAAAAGATACTAAAGGTGATCTGTACGAATATATGCTGAGCAAAATTGCAGAAGCAGGTACCAACGGACAGTTTCGTACACCTAGGCATATTATCCGGATGATGGTAGAGCTGATGGAACCTCAAAAAGATGATGTAATATGTGACCCTTCATTGGGAACTGCCGGTTTTTTGGTAGCAGCCAGTGAATATATCAGAGAAACACAAAATAATTGGTTTTTAGAAAAAGATTTTCGTGAGCACTTTAACAAAAAAATGTTCAATGGAATCGAGATTGATCCTTCGATGATGCGGATTGCAGCAATGAATCTTCAGCTTCACGGGATAGAAACGCCCAATCTGATAGGTGGAAGTGCTTTGGCAGAAAGCAACAGCATTACCGGCAAATATTCTCTGGTATTGGCAAATCCACCATTCAAAGGGGCTTTAGATTATGATGAAGTGGAAAAAAGTCTCCTCCAGATAACTAAGACCAAGAAAACAGAACTTTTATTCCTTTCATTAATTTTAAGAAATCTTAAACTTGGCGGTCGTGCTGCAGTGATTGTTCCGGATGGTGTGCTGTTCGGAAGTTCCGGTGCACACAAAAGCATCCGTAAAGAATTGGTAGAAAATCAACAGTTGCAGGGTGTAATCTCGATGCCAAGTGGTGTCTTCAAACCTTATGCAGGGGTAAGTACCGCTATTTTACTGTTTACCAAAACCAATTCCGGAGGTACAGAAAATGTTTGGTTTTACGATATGAAAGCCGACGGTTACAGTCTGGATGATAAACGAAATCTGTTAATATCCGAAGATGCGCTGGAACAATCTTTTACAGAACCGGAAAATATTTTAATGGAAACTGCAGGAAAATGCGATATCCCAAACATACTTTTGGATTGGAGCACCATCAGCCAACAACAATCAACTGACAATTATACAGATCGAACACAGCAATCTTTCTTAGTTTCAAAAGCTGATATCATTGCCAATGATTATGATTTGAGTATCAACCGGTACAAAGAAACTGTGTATGAAGAAGTGCAATACGAAAAACCAAGCACGCTGATTGCCGACATCAAAACCATAGATGCCAAAAGAC is a window from the Chryseobacterium oryzae genome containing:
- a CDS encoding DUF2130 domain-containing protein, which gives rise to MKNSTTIACPHCGESIDVNDVLKHQIEDRIRQEFQEKTKRQEEKVAIDKEQFEKEKLEFEKKKKEENELFAERLEKAKKQSEKEISEKLKKSIEEENRESIDLLQKELAEKSEKVKTLNKLEAQVSALEREKSEMRDAIKAETEKELNAKILEEKERIRKQLEDDNELKLATLRKQLEDQKKLTEEMKRKQEQGSMQLQGEVLELALEDFLQENFRWDKIDEVQKGTLGADVLQTVNNDMLQNCGKIIYETKRTKNFDQKWLDKLKQDQLNAKAEIAVLVTETLPKNIEKFDVVNGIWVCSYQEVKSLVVVLRQILIETQKIKIANENRGDKMEILYSYFTSGEFSQKTKRILEIYDGMLTQLDAEKKVTQKLWAKREKDISIMKENLSIVSGDIAGITGKEVNLLEEYDSIILE
- a CDS encoding class I SAM-dependent DNA methyltransferase → MITGELKSQIDKIWNDFWTGGISNPLTVIEQFTYLIFLKQLDNKQILIEKEKNQLGSSLKEDIYTENQKELRWSHFKDKDPETMFLLFTRPQVHIDNLTAFDFMKTIGADGGKFSEYMKGATFMVPTPKVLDKVVQQIDKLPLDKKDTKGDLYEYMLSKIAEAGTNGQFRTPRHIIRMMVELMEPQKDDVICDPSLGTAGFLVAASEYIRETQNNWFLEKDFREHFNKKMFNGIEIDPSMMRIAAMNLQLHGIETPNLIGGSALAESNSITGKYSLVLANPPFKGALDYDEVEKSLLQITKTKKTELLFLSLILRNLKLGGRAAVIVPDGVLFGSSGAHKSIRKELVENQQLQGVISMPSGVFKPYAGVSTAILLFTKTNSGGTENVWFYDMKADGYSLDDKRNLLISEDALEQSFTEPENILMETAGKCDIPNILLDWSTISQQQSTDNYTDRTQQSFLVSKADIIANDYDLSINRYKETVYEEVQYEKPSTLIADIKTIDAKRQNAIAELEKLLG